Proteins encoded in a region of the Gemmatimonadales bacterium genome:
- a CDS encoding response regulator has protein sequence MPTILVVDDDADVANVISDMLTTRGYRVLTETEPGEAIRLVDAGRDPIDLLVTDIVMRGMHGHELAESLRDRWPRMKVLFMTGYPAEELRNHRVPLFGARVLTKPLAVDTVVDAVRGILGA, from the coding sequence GTGCCGACCATCCTTGTGGTTGATGACGACGCCGACGTAGCAAACGTGATTTCAGACATGCTGACCACGCGAGGGTACAGGGTGCTGACTGAGACCGAACCCGGCGAGGCAATCAGGCTCGTGGATGCAGGCCGCGACCCCATCGACCTGCTCGTGACTGATATCGTGATGCGCGGGATGCACGGCCACGAATTGGCGGAGTCGCTGCGCGATCGATGGCCCCGAATGAAGGTGCTGTTCATGACGGGGTATCCAGCCGAGGAGTTGAGGAACCATCGTGTGCCCCTGTTCGGGGCACGAGTGCTGACGAAGCCGCTGGCGGTAGACACGGTGGTCGATGCAGTGCGTGGGATACTCGGTGCGTAA